From Prosthecobacter sp., the proteins below share one genomic window:
- a CDS encoding NAD(P)/FAD-dependent oxidoreductase, whose translation MPASHTAITRRKLFKTSTAALLAGAANLPSAEPVKKKRVVVIGGGIGGLSCAFDLMERGHEVTVLEASKRTGGHVKTIYDPLPDGLYADVGAEQFTNPGYDTYREWVRKFDLPVLAYARRRKMFANVRGKWRTEEELADAKTQREFGFNEREVAFMQEHGWKEISRLFFGPMAEKFKDEYQPFGIGLDELDHIVLGDWLAEQGASETARSYCGGSRLSSKDKPATESDVSALYRIWQESIVKLRGLPVFKREVFRLKGGNQLLPDTFAKHLGDRIRRNCPVTMLEHDANGVSVTFTEGPDKKEQTLKADYAVLCVSPLVQAGIKVSPAWPVQKKFALEHTPMGMQSRIVLQAKTRFWEGDNVPSINFEGASSTMSLVYECAHEVPGESCVLMGSGPPALSPEDALAAFRKFYPGQNKDTIEQAIVHQWWKEEPYALGCERTPFALGKLAQIWPHLIQPVGRVHFAGAAFDNLPWGQDAATRSARRVTNAIDAA comes from the coding sequence ATGCCAGCCAGCCACACAGCCATCACGCGGCGTAAGCTGTTCAAGACTTCCACCGCCGCTCTCCTGGCCGGTGCTGCAAATCTCCCGTCCGCAGAACCTGTGAAGAAGAAGCGCGTCGTCGTCATCGGCGGCGGCATCGGTGGATTGAGTTGTGCGTTTGATCTGATGGAGCGGGGGCATGAGGTCACGGTGCTGGAAGCGTCGAAGCGCACCGGCGGGCATGTGAAGACGATCTATGATCCGCTGCCAGACGGTTTGTATGCCGATGTCGGCGCGGAGCAGTTCACCAATCCGGGTTACGACACATATCGCGAGTGGGTTCGGAAGTTTGATCTCCCGGTGCTCGCGTATGCGCGGCGGCGGAAGATGTTTGCCAATGTGCGTGGCAAGTGGCGCACCGAGGAGGAGCTGGCGGATGCGAAGACGCAGCGCGAGTTCGGCTTCAACGAGCGCGAGGTCGCCTTCATGCAGGAACATGGCTGGAAGGAAATTTCGCGGCTGTTCTTTGGCCCGATGGCGGAGAAGTTCAAAGACGAGTATCAGCCCTTCGGCATCGGCTTGGACGAACTCGATCACATTGTTCTAGGCGACTGGCTTGCAGAGCAAGGTGCTTCCGAAACCGCGCGCAGTTACTGCGGCGGTTCGCGGCTCAGCAGCAAGGACAAGCCCGCGACCGAAAGCGATGTCTCTGCGCTGTATCGCATCTGGCAGGAGTCCATCGTGAAGCTGCGCGGACTGCCCGTGTTCAAGCGCGAGGTGTTTCGTCTCAAGGGCGGCAACCAACTGCTGCCGGACACGTTTGCGAAGCATCTTGGCGACCGAATTCGCAGAAACTGTCCCGTCACTATGTTGGAGCACGATGCAAATGGTGTGAGCGTCACCTTCACCGAAGGCCCGGATAAAAAAGAGCAGACGTTGAAGGCCGATTACGCCGTGCTGTGCGTGTCGCCGCTCGTGCAGGCTGGCATCAAGGTTTCGCCCGCATGGCCGGTGCAGAAAAAGTTCGCGCTCGAACACACGCCGATGGGCATGCAGTCGCGCATCGTGCTGCAGGCCAAAACGCGCTTCTGGGAGGGCGACAACGTGCCGAGCATTAATTTCGAAGGCGCCAGCTCTACCATGAGCCTCGTCTATGAATGCGCGCACGAGGTGCCGGGCGAAAGCTGCGTGCTCATGGGCAGCGGCCCGCCCGCGTTGTCGCCGGAAGATGCGCTCGCCGCATTTCGGAAGTTTTATCCCGGCCAAAACAAGGACACCATCGAGCAGGCCATTGTGCATCAGTGGTGGAAAGAGGAGCCATATGCCCTCGGTTGCGAGCGCACGCCGTTCGCGCTTGGCAAGCTTGCGCAAATCTGGCCGCATCTCATCCAGCCCGTCGGTCGCGTCCACTTCGCCGGTGCCGCTTTCGACAATCTCCCCTGGGGCCAGGACGCCGCCACGCGCTCCGCACGCCGCGTCACAAATGCGATTGATGCGGCATGA
- a CDS encoding CehA/McbA family metallohydrolase — protein sequence MNKICALFAMLSAAAAAEPLPVIEVEGQPLAANAQRIVQALDFLGAPLAGDARAKLQTAVTGRDATGVQTALDAQVLCVVSINPELRVSAVRGPAKSVVQQAGYTPVLIKVINHGVSAARLRITSTQAGPPYAGVAKGTMERERQTHLRENENTKGEDRFLEISMFYAPPMTANLSGPEVEYAIALVYSSESGKREAVLAFDIGQGTQDLGFRAEVPVLLDVKAAVAAKLDVKDFDGQPTTARLTFTDAHGHVFPPQARRLAPDFFFQKHIYRANGDTVLLPPGEFMMEASRGPEYRTVKSQVTIPAAKETQLAVKLDRWMNAADHGYYSGDHHIHAAGCAHYTSPSIGMQPEHMFAQVKGEGLNVGCVLTWGYGFEHQRPFFGGSAHPLSEPHTLLRYDMEVSGFGSAALGHVCLLNLRELVYPGADGVKGWPTWTTPALRWTKAQGGFTGYPHSGSGMQVISSVAAKRMIELCDANKDARLTPDETASTVLPEPFEKIDADRDGGLNEPELTNSHERVIDLLPNVAIPDAGGHEIFVTTAHGVCDFISAMDTARLLEWNAWYHMMNCGFPLKCAGETDYPCMSGTRVGQGRTYVQLGRVEKLEFEKWCEGLAHGRSYVSDGYAHAPGFTVEGKAAGDEVRLAQPGRVKVSAKVAFSSETPLEIAYGGAVPVGGQRLVGDTVHYHDTTGANPFASGKRKVELVVNGIVAATREVPADDQLHDVAFTVEITRSSWVALRHFPQLHTNPVNVIIADKPIRASRQSAKWCAACIDQLWRVREKNIAPAERDEAKRTFEAAKEIYRRIAAEALAGS from the coding sequence ATGAACAAAATCTGCGCCCTTTTCGCGATGCTCTCCGCCGCGGCTGCTGCCGAGCCGTTGCCCGTGATCGAAGTCGAAGGGCAACCACTCGCGGCGAATGCGCAGCGAATCGTGCAGGCGCTCGATTTCCTCGGTGCGCCGCTCGCGGGCGATGCGCGTGCGAAATTGCAAACAGCGGTCACGGGTCGTGATGCGACCGGTGTACAGACGGCGCTGGATGCGCAGGTACTTTGTGTCGTGAGCATCAATCCTGAGCTGCGAGTGAGTGCGGTGCGCGGCCCGGCAAAGTCAGTAGTGCAGCAGGCGGGCTACACGCCGGTGCTCATTAAGGTGATCAATCATGGCGTGAGCGCGGCGCGGCTGCGCATCACCAGCACGCAGGCCGGGCCGCCGTATGCGGGCGTCGCGAAAGGCACGATGGAGCGCGAGCGGCAGACGCATCTGAGGGAGAACGAGAACACGAAGGGTGAAGACCGCTTTCTCGAGATCAGCATGTTCTACGCGCCACCGATGACGGCGAATCTCAGCGGGCCTGAAGTCGAGTATGCCATCGCGCTTGTGTATTCGAGCGAGTCTGGCAAGCGCGAGGCGGTGCTCGCATTCGACATCGGCCAAGGCACGCAGGATCTCGGTTTTCGCGCGGAGGTGCCGGTGCTGCTCGACGTGAAAGCTGCCGTGGCGGCGAAGCTCGATGTGAAGGACTTCGACGGGCAGCCCACCACGGCACGACTGACCTTCACTGATGCTCACGGCCATGTCTTTCCACCGCAGGCACGTCGCCTTGCTCCAGATTTCTTTTTCCAAAAACATATCTACCGCGCGAATGGCGATACAGTGCTGCTGCCGCCGGGAGAGTTCATGATGGAGGCATCACGCGGACCGGAATACCGCACCGTGAAAAGCCAAGTGACGATTCCGGCAGCGAAGGAGACACAGCTCGCCGTGAAGCTGGACCGCTGGATGAACGCGGCGGATCACGGCTACTACAGCGGCGATCATCATATCCACGCGGCGGGCTGTGCGCACTACACGTCGCCGTCCATCGGGATGCAGCCGGAGCACATGTTCGCGCAGGTGAAAGGTGAAGGATTGAACGTCGGCTGTGTGCTCACCTGGGGCTATGGCTTTGAGCATCAGCGTCCATTTTTCGGCGGTTCCGCGCATCCGCTCAGCGAGCCACACACTCTGCTGCGCTATGACATGGAGGTGAGCGGCTTCGGCTCCGCTGCGCTCGGGCATGTGTGCCTGCTGAACCTGCGCGAACTCGTGTATCCAGGCGCGGACGGTGTCAAAGGCTGGCCGACATGGACTACGCCAGCGCTGCGTTGGACGAAGGCCCAAGGTGGCTTCACCGGCTATCCGCACTCCGGCAGTGGCATGCAGGTGATTTCGTCGGTGGCGGCGAAACGGATGATCGAGTTGTGCGATGCCAACAAAGACGCGCGGCTCACGCCCGATGAAACGGCGAGCACAGTACTGCCGGAGCCGTTTGAAAAAATCGACGCGGATCGCGACGGAGGGCTGAACGAGCCGGAACTGACCAACAGCCATGAGCGTGTGATTGATCTGCTGCCAAACGTCGCGATCCCCGATGCAGGCGGACACGAAATCTTTGTCACCACCGCGCATGGTGTCTGCGATTTCATCAGCGCGATGGACACCGCGCGGCTGCTGGAGTGGAACGCCTGGTATCACATGATGAACTGTGGTTTCCCGCTGAAATGCGCCGGCGAGACAGACTACCCCTGCATGAGCGGCACCCGCGTCGGCCAGGGGCGCACCTATGTGCAACTCGGCCGCGTCGAGAAACTCGAATTTGAAAAATGGTGCGAAGGACTCGCACACGGACGCAGCTATGTGAGCGATGGTTACGCGCACGCACCGGGCTTCACCGTCGAAGGTAAGGCCGCTGGCGACGAAGTGAGGCTCGCACAACCGGGCCGCGTGAAAGTGAGCGCCAAGGTCGCCTTCAGCTCCGAAACGCCGCTCGAAATCGCCTACGGCGGCGCGGTGCCCGTCGGGGGTCAGCGTCTCGTCGGCGACACCGTGCATTACCACGACACAACTGGCGCGAATCCCTTCGCCAGCGGCAAGCGCAAAGTCGAACTGGTCGTCAACGGCATCGTCGCCGCCACGCGCGAAGTGCCTGCCGACGATCAACTGCATGATGTGGCGTTCACCGTCGAGATCACGCGCAGCAGTTGGGTCGCGCTACGGCATTTCCCGCAACTGCACACCAATCCCGTCAACGTCATCATCGCTGACAAACCCATCCGCGCATCGCGGCAGAGTGCCAAGTGGTGCGCCGCATGCATCGACCAGCTCTGGCGCGTGCGGGAGAAAAACATCGCCCCCGCCGAGCGCGATGAAGCGAAGCGCACCTTTGAAGCGGCGAAGGAAATCTACCGGCGCATCGCAGCAGAGGCTCTGGCAGGAAGCTGA